A genomic segment from Capra hircus breed San Clemente chromosome 15, ASM170441v1, whole genome shotgun sequence encodes:
- the LOC102186232 gene encoding olfactory receptor 52M1 encodes MLTFHNVCLAPSSFQLTGIPGLESLHTWLSIPFSSMYLVAVVGNVTILAVVRVEHSLHQPMYFFLCMLAIIDLVLSTSTMPKLLGIFWFGAGDIGLDACLAQMFLIHCFATVESGIFLAMAFDRYVAICNPLHHTTVLTHTMVGCLGMAALCRGVLYIGPLPLMIRLRLPLYKTRVISHSYCEHMAVVTLACGDSRINNIYGLSIGFLVLILDSVAIAASYVMIFRTVIGLATPEARLKTLGTCGSHICAILIFYVPIAVSSLIHRFGHQLPPPIHTLLANFYLLIPPILNPIVYAVRTKQIRERLLQILKTETEIK; translated from the coding sequence ATGCTCACTTTTCATAATGTCTGCTTAGCACCCAGTTCCTTCCAGCTGACTGGCATTCCAGGACTGGAGTCGCTGCATACCTGGCTCTCCATCCCCTTCAGCTCCATGTACCTGGTAGCTGTGGTGGGAAATGTCACCATTCTGGCTGTGGTAAGGGTGGAGCATAGCCTGCACCAGCCCATGTACTTCTTTCTGTGCATGTTGGCTATCATTGACCTGGTTCTGTCTACTTCCACTATGCCCAAACTGCTGGGGATCTTCTGGTTTGGGGCTGGTGATATTGGGTTGGATGCCTGCTTGGCTCAGATGTTCCTCATTCACTGCTTTGCCACAGTGGAGTCAGGCATCTTCCTTGCTATGGCTTTTGACCGCTATGTAGCCatctgcaacccactccatcatACCACAGTGCTTACTCATACCATGGTGGGATGTTTGGGGATGGCTGCCCTCTGCCGGGGTGTCCTCTACATTGGACCCCTGCCTCTGATGATCCGCCTACGGCTGCCTCTTTATAAAACCCGTGTTATCTCCCACTCCTACTGTGAGCACATGGCTGTGGTCACCTTGGCATGTGGTGACAGCAGAATCAACAATATCTATGGATTGAGCATTGGCTTTCTGGTCTTGATCCTGGACTCAGTGGCCATTGCTGCCTCCTATGTGATGATTTTCAGAACCGTGATAGGGCTGGCTACTCCTGAGGCCAGGCTGAAAACACTGGGGACATGTGGTTCCCACATCTGTGCTATCCTGATTTTTTATGTTCCCATTGCTGTTTCTTCCCTCATTCACCGATTTGGTCACCAGTTGCCCCCTCCAATCCACACCTTGCTGGCCAACTTCTACCTCCTTATTCCTCCAATCCTCAATCCTATTGTCTATGCAGTCCGCACCAAGCAGATCCGGGAAAGACTTCTCCAAATTCTCAAGACAGAAACTGAGATCAAATGA